In Pengzhenrongella sicca, a single genomic region encodes these proteins:
- the pgsA gene encoding CDP-diacylglycerol--glycerol-3-phosphate 3-phosphatidyltransferase, protein MAASTPSRWNVANIVTVGRIAFVPFFALALLVDGGDSIAWRLVATVLFVIAALTDKLDGYLARRHDLVTDLGALLDPIADKLLIGTALVILSAFGELPWWVTIVILVRELGITALRFALLRSSTTLPVSRGGKLKTVLQSVAIAIYLLPLSELPSWTHAVAAVVMGVAVTLTVVTGADYVRQSIRLRGTAPVG, encoded by the coding sequence GTGGCCGCGTCAACTCCCTCCCGCTGGAACGTCGCGAATATCGTGACGGTCGGGCGCATCGCGTTCGTCCCGTTCTTCGCCCTCGCGCTGCTGGTCGACGGCGGTGACTCGATCGCGTGGCGCCTCGTCGCCACCGTGCTCTTCGTCATCGCGGCGCTCACCGACAAGCTCGACGGCTACCTCGCGCGGCGGCACGACCTCGTCACGGACCTCGGCGCGCTGCTCGACCCGATCGCTGACAAGCTGCTCATCGGCACGGCGCTGGTCATCCTGTCGGCGTTCGGCGAGCTGCCGTGGTGGGTGACGATCGTGATCCTGGTGCGCGAGCTGGGCATCACGGCGCTGCGGTTCGCGCTGCTCCGGTCGTCGACGACGCTGCCCGTCTCGCGCGGGGGCAAGCTGAAGACCGTGCTGCAGTCCGTCGCGATCGCGATCTACCTGTTGCCGTTGTCCGAGCTCCCGTCCTGGACGCACGCCGTCGCGGCGGTCGTCATGGGCGTCGCGGTCACGCTGACGGTCGTCACCGGCGCCGACTACGTGCGCCAGTCGATCCGGCTGCGCGGTACCGCGCCGGTCGGATGA
- a CDS encoding CinA family protein — MTGPGQPGEPALAGSPAGSTADLPAALPADLLAALQTRGWSVAVAESLTGGLVTDALVAVPGASRSVRGGVVAYATDLKATLLGVDASLLAARGAVDPDVAAAMARGARYRLGADVGLATTGVAGPQGQDGERPGTVHVAVATAHGVRVASAQLPGGRAEVRAAARDLVLRLALDVVGDPESR; from the coding sequence ATGACCGGCCCAGGGCAGCCGGGCGAGCCGGCCCTCGCCGGATCGCCGGCCGGATCGACGGCCGATCTGCCGGCCGCGTTGCCGGCCGACCTGCTCGCCGCGCTGCAGACGCGCGGGTGGAGCGTCGCGGTGGCCGAGTCGCTCACGGGCGGCCTAGTGACCGACGCGCTCGTCGCCGTCCCCGGCGCGTCCCGGTCCGTGCGCGGCGGGGTCGTCGCGTACGCGACCGACCTCAAGGCCACCCTGCTCGGCGTCGACGCCTCCCTGCTCGCGGCCCGGGGTGCCGTCGACCCGGACGTCGCTGCCGCGATGGCACGGGGCGCGCGGTACCGGCTCGGCGCGGACGTGGGGCTCGCGACGACCGGGGTCGCCGGCCCGCAGGGGCAGGACGGCGAGCGCCCCGGGACGGTGCATGTCGCGGTCGCGACCGCGCACGGGGTGCGGGTTGCGTCGGCGCAGCTGCCGGGCGGCCGGGCCGAGGTGCGTGCCGCGGCGCGGGACCTGGTGCTCAGGCTCGCGCTCGACGTCGTCGGCGACCCGGAAAGTCGCTGA
- a CDS encoding helix-turn-helix domain-containing protein encodes MVVLRREIGDVLRDARQRQGRTLREVSSAARVSLGYLSEVERGQKEASSELLGSICGALEVPLSIVLREVSDRVAVAEGLLIPDTIPADLAASFGARGATDGGLGRQRLRGELARVG; translated from the coding sequence ATGGTTGTTCTACGCCGCGAGATCGGTGATGTGCTGCGGGATGCCCGCCAGCGTCAGGGGCGAACCCTGCGTGAAGTGTCTTCGGCTGCTCGGGTGTCCCTCGGGTACCTGAGCGAGGTGGAACGCGGCCAGAAGGAGGCGTCGTCGGAGCTGCTCGGCAGCATCTGCGGGGCGCTCGAGGTGCCGTTGTCGATCGTGCTCCGCGAGGTCAGCGACCGGGTGGCCGTGGCCGAGGGTCTGCTGATCCCCGACACGATTCCCGCGGATCTAGCCGCGTCGTTCGGTGCGCGTGGTGCGACTGACGGTGGCCTCGGCCGCCAGCGTCTGCGCGGCGAGCTCGCACGGGTGGGTTGA
- a CDS encoding DNA-formamidopyrimidine glycosylase family protein, protein MPEGDILRRTAARLDQALTGTVLVRAELRWPTAAEVDLVGLTVLGTRAYGKHLLTRFDDGRSLHTHLRMEGSWAIARTGSSAAQARGPWVRVVLGAETWTAIGERIGMLDVTRTRDEHTVLGHLGPDLLAPDFVEAGLTEALARLATRAQSPVAEVLLDQRVAAGIGTIYAAESLYAHRLWPWTPAGDVNDPRALLLTARTLMARSVRATLPTATGDTARGRTTLVHGRLRLPCRRCGTPIAVGRAGAPGTDRPIFYCPVCQAR, encoded by the coding sequence GTGCCAGAGGGTGACATCCTGCGGAGGACCGCCGCGCGGCTGGATCAGGCGTTGACCGGGACGGTGCTGGTACGCGCCGAGCTGCGCTGGCCGACCGCCGCGGAGGTCGACCTCGTCGGCCTGACGGTGCTCGGGACCCGCGCCTACGGCAAGCACCTGCTCACCCGCTTCGACGATGGCCGGAGCCTGCACACGCACCTGCGCATGGAGGGGTCGTGGGCGATCGCGCGGACCGGCTCGAGTGCGGCGCAGGCGCGGGGGCCGTGGGTGCGCGTCGTGCTCGGCGCCGAGACCTGGACGGCGATCGGCGAGCGGATCGGGATGCTGGACGTCACCCGCACCCGGGACGAGCACACCGTGCTCGGCCACCTCGGGCCCGACCTGCTCGCCCCCGACTTCGTCGAGGCGGGGCTCACCGAGGCGCTGGCCCGGCTCGCGACGCGCGCCCAGTCACCGGTCGCGGAGGTGCTGCTGGATCAGCGCGTCGCCGCCGGCATCGGGACGATCTACGCGGCCGAGTCGCTCTACGCGCACCGGCTGTGGCCCTGGACGCCGGCGGGCGACGTCAACGACCCACGCGCGCTGCTGCTCACGGCGCGCACGCTCATGGCTCGTTCTGTTCGGGCGACGCTGCCCACCGCGACGGGTGACACGGCACGTGGGCGCACGACGCTCGTGCATGGCCGGCTGCGGCTGCCGTGCCGGCGCTGTGGCACGCCGATCGCCGTCGGGCGCGCTGGCGCGCCCGGAACGGACCGGCCAATCTTCTACTGCCCGGTGTGCCAGGCGCGCTAG
- a CDS encoding Lhr family helicase, with protein sequence MTSPPPAANAAPADPLAGFSAATRAWFAGAFAGPTAAQAGAWAAVRDGAHALVVAPTGSGKTLAAFLWALDGLLAPGSGAAGTDRCRVLYVSPLKALASDVERNLRSPLVGIRQAATRLGVSTADVTVGIRTGDTPPAERRAFATRPPDILITTPESLYLVLTSAARAGLAGVQTVILDEIHAVAGTKRGSHLMLSLERLDALLPAPAQRIGLSATVRPVDAAASFLGGGRTPADGGRPVHVVQPPATKKIVVDVVVPVPDLTDLAAAPTPAAASDGGVRSAAAGGPASAGATLAPLAPGEPDLTGQAAGARSRPSIWPHVEERVVDLVADHRSTLVFTNSRRGAERLTARMNEVWALRSGADVPDPGSTWPAAAPAQSGTSAGVDTSDASRILARAHHGSMSRAERTRTETELKAGRLPAVVATSSLELGIDMGAIDLVVQVGAPPSVASGLQRVGRAGHQVGAVSRGVVFPTFRGDLVPAAVIAGRMRRGEIERLTVLTNPLDVLAQQIVAMVAVEDWTVAELATVVRRAAPFAGLGDATLRAVLDMLAGRYPSEEFGELRARIVWDRTTDVLTARPGALRLAVTSGGTIPDRGLYGVFLASGAGASPGGPDVPADAERTGGRLRGGKRVGELDEEMVYESRVGDTFTLGSSSWRIEDITLDRVLVTPAPGVPGRLPFWKGDSPGRPAELGAAMGAWVRELGAASPGAARAEVARAGLDDWAADNLLTYLHEQRASTGQLPDDRTIVIERFRDEIGDWRIVVHSPFGAKVHAPWALVIAARMRERYGVDAAAMAADDGIVLRLPDMLAGGDAGEWSGDAGPAVDVDDLIIDPDDVAAAVRGELGGSTMFGARFREAAARALLLPRRRPDRRQPLWQQRQRSAQLLSVAAQYPEFPILLEAVRECLQDDFDVAALTELMRAVAARRVRLVEVTTASPSPFAQSLLFGYTAQYLYDGDAPLAERRAAALTLDPTLLAELLGQGGASQLADLLDPVAVLRTEAELAGLAPERQARHLEDLADVVRRHGPLTTADAQARTRPEVRDDVGGWLAELEASRRVLRVRIAGLVPTPADAAAGAPDRTEQWAAIEDAGRLRDALGVALPVGVPEAFTEVLPDPLGDLVRRHARTHGPFTSAQVAARFGLGIAVAAETVRRLAGAGVLVAGRLRPESLGGTGDEYCDAEVLRTLRRRSLAALRAEVEPVDQQALGVFVPRWQGIGRLRGVEGLARAVEQLAGVALPASALETHVLPARVTDYSPAMLDELTAAGEVLWAGHTRLAGRDGMVSLHPAATADLTLAPPEPTAGGALDTPLHAAILTALDGGGAFFLGGLAGRVGALLAAEVAPTQAAGAAPTQAALTTALWDLVWAGLVTNDGLTPLRARLGSGGGTAHRVRARAPRARGLRGSRLGLRGAAEPVGGTSAAAAGRWSLLPARELDPTVRAHALAAQLLDRHGIVTRAIAPLEGISGQFGAVYKVLAALEQAGQVRRGYFVEHLGGSQFALPGAVDQVRADAKDAHSLADGDVLDARPGGGARTAAGGASAAPEAVLLAATDPANPYGGALAWPAPSATGAPGRAGAAAGPDETELARHRPGRKAGAVVVLVAGALVLYVERGGRTLLSFTADDASLAAAADALAQTVRAGRLGRLVLQRGDGAELLTGGPRTALGRALEEAGFAPTPRGLRLRGQA encoded by the coding sequence GTGACCTCACCACCGCCCGCAGCGAACGCCGCCCCGGCGGACCCGCTCGCGGGATTCTCCGCCGCGACCCGCGCCTGGTTCGCGGGGGCCTTCGCCGGCCCGACGGCGGCGCAGGCCGGCGCGTGGGCGGCCGTGCGCGACGGCGCGCACGCGCTCGTCGTGGCGCCCACCGGCTCGGGCAAGACGCTCGCGGCATTCCTGTGGGCGCTGGACGGCCTGCTCGCGCCGGGATCGGGCGCCGCCGGAACCGACCGCTGCCGCGTGCTGTACGTGTCGCCGCTCAAGGCGCTCGCCTCCGACGTCGAGCGGAACCTGCGCTCGCCGCTCGTCGGCATCCGGCAGGCCGCGACACGGCTCGGGGTCTCGACCGCAGACGTCACGGTGGGCATCCGCACGGGCGACACGCCGCCCGCCGAGCGCCGCGCGTTCGCGACGAGGCCGCCGGACATCCTCATCACCACGCCCGAGTCGCTGTACCTGGTGCTCACGTCGGCCGCCCGGGCCGGCCTGGCGGGGGTGCAGACCGTCATCCTCGACGAGATCCACGCCGTCGCGGGGACCAAGCGCGGGTCGCACCTGATGCTGTCGCTCGAACGCCTCGACGCGCTGCTGCCCGCCCCCGCGCAGCGCATCGGGCTGTCCGCGACCGTCCGGCCGGTCGACGCGGCCGCCAGCTTCCTGGGCGGGGGGCGGACGCCGGCCGACGGCGGACGGCCCGTGCACGTGGTCCAGCCGCCCGCGACCAAGAAGATCGTCGTCGACGTCGTGGTGCCCGTCCCGGACCTGACCGACCTCGCCGCCGCGCCCACGCCTGCTGCCGCGAGCGACGGCGGCGTAAGAAGCGCGGCTGCGGGCGGCCCGGCCAGCGCCGGCGCAACACTGGCGCCCCTCGCGCCCGGCGAGCCCGACCTCACGGGTCAGGCCGCCGGGGCGCGGTCGCGGCCCTCGATCTGGCCGCACGTCGAGGAGCGGGTCGTGGACCTCGTCGCGGACCACCGCTCGACTCTCGTGTTCACGAACTCGCGCCGCGGCGCCGAACGGCTCACCGCGCGCATGAACGAGGTCTGGGCGCTGCGCAGCGGGGCCGACGTCCCCGACCCGGGCTCGACCTGGCCCGCGGCGGCACCGGCGCAGTCCGGCACGTCCGCCGGCGTCGACACGTCCGACGCGAGCCGCATCCTCGCCCGGGCGCACCACGGCTCGATGAGCCGGGCCGAGCGCACCCGGACCGAGACCGAGCTCAAGGCGGGGCGGCTGCCCGCCGTCGTCGCGACGTCGTCGCTCGAGCTCGGCATCGACATGGGCGCGATCGACCTCGTCGTCCAGGTCGGCGCGCCGCCGTCCGTCGCGAGCGGGCTGCAGCGCGTCGGGCGCGCGGGGCACCAGGTCGGTGCCGTCTCGCGGGGCGTCGTGTTCCCGACGTTCCGCGGCGACCTCGTGCCCGCCGCGGTGATCGCGGGCCGCATGCGCCGCGGCGAGATCGAGCGGCTCACCGTGCTGACGAACCCGCTCGACGTGCTCGCGCAGCAGATCGTGGCGATGGTCGCCGTCGAGGACTGGACGGTGGCCGAGCTCGCGACTGTCGTGCGGCGCGCGGCGCCGTTCGCGGGGCTCGGCGACGCGACGCTCCGGGCCGTGCTCGACATGCTCGCCGGGCGGTACCCGAGCGAGGAGTTCGGCGAGCTGCGGGCACGGATCGTGTGGGACCGCACGACGGACGTGCTCACGGCCCGGCCCGGCGCCCTGCGGCTGGCCGTCACGAGCGGCGGCACGATCCCCGACCGCGGGCTGTACGGCGTCTTCCTCGCCTCGGGCGCCGGGGCTTCGCCGGGCGGACCCGACGTGCCCGCCGACGCCGAGCGCACGGGCGGGCGGCTGCGCGGCGGCAAGCGGGTGGGCGAGCTCGACGAGGAGATGGTCTACGAGTCCCGGGTCGGGGACACGTTCACGCTCGGCTCGAGCAGCTGGCGGATCGAGGACATCACGCTCGACCGCGTCCTGGTCACCCCAGCGCCCGGCGTGCCCGGCCGGCTCCCGTTCTGGAAGGGCGACTCCCCCGGCCGGCCCGCGGAGCTCGGCGCCGCGATGGGGGCGTGGGTGCGCGAGCTGGGCGCGGCGAGCCCGGGCGCGGCGCGCGCCGAGGTCGCGCGCGCGGGGCTGGACGACTGGGCCGCCGACAACCTACTCACCTACCTCCACGAGCAGCGCGCCTCCACCGGGCAGCTGCCGGACGACCGCACGATCGTGATCGAGCGGTTCCGCGACGAGATCGGCGACTGGCGCATCGTGGTGCACTCGCCGTTCGGCGCCAAGGTACACGCGCCGTGGGCGCTGGTGATCGCCGCGCGGATGCGCGAGCGGTACGGCGTCGACGCCGCGGCGATGGCCGCCGACGACGGCATCGTGCTGCGGCTGCCCGACATGCTGGCGGGCGGCGACGCCGGCGAGTGGAGCGGCGACGCGGGGCCGGCGGTCGACGTCGACGACCTGATCATCGACCCCGACGACGTCGCGGCCGCCGTGCGCGGCGAGCTGGGCGGCTCGACGATGTTCGGGGCCCGGTTCCGCGAGGCGGCGGCGCGCGCCCTGCTGCTGCCGCGCCGGCGGCCCGACCGCCGCCAGCCGCTGTGGCAGCAGCGGCAGCGGTCGGCGCAGCTGCTCAGCGTCGCGGCGCAGTACCCGGAGTTCCCGATCCTGCTCGAGGCCGTTCGTGAGTGCCTCCAGGACGACTTCGACGTCGCCGCGCTGACCGAGCTGATGCGCGCCGTCGCGGCGCGCCGCGTCCGACTGGTCGAGGTCACGACGGCCTCCCCGTCGCCGTTCGCGCAGTCGCTGCTGTTCGGGTACACCGCCCAGTACCTGTACGACGGCGACGCGCCGCTGGCCGAGCGGCGGGCCGCGGCGCTCACGCTCGACCCGACGCTGCTCGCGGAGCTGCTCGGCCAGGGTGGGGCGTCCCAGCTCGCGGACCTGCTGGACCCCGTTGCCGTGCTGCGCACGGAGGCCGAGCTCGCCGGGCTCGCCCCCGAGCGGCAGGCGCGCCATCTCGAGGACCTCGCGGACGTCGTCCGGCGCCACGGCCCGCTCACCACGGCCGACGCGCAGGCGCGCACCCGCCCGGAGGTGCGCGACGACGTCGGCGGCTGGCTCGCGGAGCTCGAGGCGTCCCGCCGCGTCCTGCGCGTCCGGATCGCGGGGCTGGTCCCCACTCCAGCCGACGCCGCGGCGGGGGCGCCCGACCGGACCGAGCAGTGGGCGGCGATCGAGGACGCCGGCCGGCTGCGGGACGCGCTCGGCGTCGCGCTCCCCGTCGGCGTCCCCGAGGCCTTCACCGAGGTGCTGCCCGACCCGCTCGGGGACCTCGTGCGCAGGCACGCCCGGACGCACGGCCCCTTCACCTCCGCCCAGGTCGCCGCCCGGTTCGGGCTCGGCATCGCCGTCGCCGCCGAGACCGTGCGCCGCCTGGCCGGCGCGGGCGTGCTCGTCGCCGGGCGGCTGCGACCCGAGTCGCTGGGCGGGACCGGCGACGAGTACTGCGACGCCGAGGTGCTGCGCACCCTGCGCCGGCGCTCGCTCGCCGCGCTGCGCGCCGAGGTCGAGCCGGTCGATCAGCAGGCGCTGGGCGTGTTCGTCCCCCGGTGGCAGGGCATCGGCCGGCTGCGCGGGGTCGAGGGGCTCGCGCGCGCCGTCGAGCAGCTCGCCGGGGTGGCGCTGCCCGCCTCGGCGCTCGAGACCCACGTGCTCCCGGCCCGCGTCACGGACTACTCGCCCGCGATGCTCGACGAGCTCACGGCCGCCGGGGAGGTCCTGTGGGCCGGGCACACCCGCCTCGCGGGCCGCGACGGGATGGTCAGCCTGCACCCGGCCGCCACCGCGGACCTCACGCTGGCGCCGCCCGAGCCGACCGCAGGCGGCGCACTCGACACCCCGCTGCACGCCGCGATCCTCACGGCGCTCGACGGCGGGGGCGCCTTCTTCCTCGGCGGCCTCGCCGGGCGCGTCGGGGCGCTGCTCGCGGCGGAGGTCGCGCCGACGCAGGCCGCGGGCGCCGCGCCGACGCAGGCCGCGCTCACGACCGCCCTGTGGGACCTGGTGTGGGCCGGGCTGGTGACGAACGACGGGCTGACGCCGCTGCGCGCGCGGCTCGGGTCGGGCGGCGGCACGGCCCATCGGGTGCGGGCGCGCGCGCCCCGGGCGCGCGGGCTGCGCGGCTCGCGGCTGGGGCTGCGGGGGGCCGCCGAACCCGTCGGCGGCACCTCCGCCGCAGCGGCGGGGCGGTGGTCGCTCCTGCCCGCGCGCGAGCTGGACCCGACCGTGCGCGCGCACGCCCTCGCGGCGCAGCTGCTCGACCGGCACGGCATCGTCACGCGCGCGATCGCGCCCCTCGAGGGCATCTCGGGCCAGTTCGGCGCGGTGTACAAGGTGCTCGCGGCACTCGAACAGGCCGGCCAGGTGCGCCGCGGGTACTTCGTCGAGCACCTCGGCGGGTCGCAGTTCGCGTTGCCGGGCGCGGTCGACCAGGTCCGGGCCGACGCCAAGGACGCGCACTCCCTGGCCGACGGCGATGTGCTCGACGCTCGTCCGGGCGGCGGCGCGCGCACCGCGGCCGGCGGCGCCTCGGCGGCGCCCGAGGCGGTCCTGCTCGCGGCGACCGACCCCGCGAACCCGTACGGCGGGGCGCTCGCGTGGCCCGCGCCGTCGGCCACCGGCGCCCCGGGCCGGGCCGGCGCCGCTGCCGGGCCGGACGAGACCGAGCTCGCCCGGCATCGCCCGGGGCGCAAGGCCGGCGCGGTCGTGGTGCTCGTGGCTGGCGCGCTCGTCCTGTACGTCGAGCGTGGTGGCCGCACGCTGCTGTCGTTCACCGCCGACGACGCGTCGCTCGCCGCGGCCGCGGACGCCCTCGCGCAGACCGTGCGCGCCGGCCGGCTCGGCCGGCTGGTGCTGCAGCGCGGCGACGGCGCGGAGCTGCTCACGGGCGGTCCGCGCACGGCGCTCGGGCGGGCCCTCGAGGAGGCGGGTTTCGCGCCCACGCCGCGGGGCCTGCGACTGCGGGGGCAGGCGTGA
- a CDS encoding DUF3046 domain-containing protein encodes MRHREFWALVDEVFGRVYGRTLAGDQVIGALENRTAAQAIEDGVEPRTVWHALCDALDVPQERRWGADAQRPAPPRG; translated from the coding sequence ATGCGACACCGTGAGTTCTGGGCCCTCGTCGACGAGGTCTTCGGCCGCGTGTACGGGCGCACGCTCGCCGGCGACCAGGTGATCGGCGCGCTCGAGAACCGGACCGCCGCGCAGGCGATCGAGGACGGCGTCGAGCCGCGGACCGTCTGGCACGCGCTGTGCGACGCCCTGGACGTGCCGCAGGAGAGGCGCTGGGGCGCCGACGCGCAGCGCCCGGCCCCGCCCCGGGGGTAG
- a CDS encoding alkaline phosphatase family protein, giving the protein MTATATRAPWWGPTLRDLGEGAVAVVTSALGLGVALLLLDDAGARSWLDVLAVAVLMTLGDRLVRPLVRLVAAALGVLGALLAGLAAQVLVAWAALTVVPGITVRSWGQVLLLLLIAAGAMTAGRWLLGANDGSYVLGDVLRRARSRARHGEVPGRGEPGLLVVQLDGVARAVFENAVEAGLVPTMARWLQSGTHRLDGWWARVPSTTPASQAALLHGASAQVPAFRWWDKDLGRLVVTNRPADAALVEARVSDGDGLLAHGGAAISTMFTGDAPIALLVMSRARGRRGFGPGTAFIRFFASPYVLTRTLGLTAGEMVKELYQGRRQRARDVQPRVRRRGVFVALRGLSNVLLRDLNTALVAEQLLHGTPTVFVDLVDYDEIAHHAGPVRPESLRALEGLDRVLEILAEVADHAPRAYRTVVLSDHGQSLGATFAQVEGEALVDVVRALMLDVAAAPGPGVTAGVTATAAAARADAGEEWGPLYSLLGSTGAVRLTEAEPDRGEHPEVAVIASGNLGLVWFPRLPGTVTLEEVLVRWPRLVPGLLARAGVGVVVAHTRDRGPIALGVHGARLLADDAPVPAAEDGDDPLAPYGPRARPDLLRAAGLAHAGDLLLVSSVDERGSVHAFEELVGSHGGLGGAQNDALLLYPADWAIDPTLRQDVAGSPTLVGGEGVHAQLVQWQRTLGLRP; this is encoded by the coding sequence ATGACCGCGACCGCGACCCGCGCGCCCTGGTGGGGGCCGACCCTGCGCGATCTCGGCGAGGGCGCCGTCGCCGTCGTGACGTCCGCCCTCGGGCTGGGGGTGGCGCTGCTGCTGCTCGACGACGCGGGGGCGCGGTCCTGGCTCGACGTGCTCGCGGTCGCCGTGCTGATGACGCTCGGGGACCGGCTCGTGCGCCCGCTCGTGCGCCTGGTCGCGGCGGCGCTCGGCGTGCTCGGCGCGCTGCTCGCCGGGCTCGCCGCCCAGGTCCTGGTGGCGTGGGCCGCCCTGACGGTCGTGCCGGGGATCACCGTGCGCAGCTGGGGTCAGGTCCTGCTGCTGCTGCTGATCGCCGCGGGGGCGATGACGGCCGGGCGCTGGCTCCTCGGCGCGAACGACGGCTCCTACGTGCTCGGGGACGTGCTGCGGCGGGCCCGCTCGCGCGCGCGCCACGGGGAGGTGCCCGGCCGCGGCGAGCCGGGCCTGCTCGTGGTGCAGCTCGACGGCGTCGCGCGCGCGGTGTTCGAGAACGCCGTCGAGGCGGGGCTCGTGCCGACGATGGCGCGCTGGCTCCAGTCCGGCACGCACCGGCTCGACGGCTGGTGGGCGCGCGTGCCGTCGACGACGCCCGCGAGCCAGGCCGCGCTGCTGCACGGCGCGAGCGCGCAGGTGCCGGCCTTCCGGTGGTGGGACAAGGACCTCGGCCGGCTCGTCGTGACGAACCGGCCCGCCGACGCCGCGCTCGTCGAGGCGCGGGTCAGCGACGGCGACGGGCTGCTCGCGCACGGCGGCGCCGCGATCTCGACGATGTTCACGGGCGATGCGCCGATCGCGCTGCTCGTCATGAGCCGGGCCCGGGGGCGGCGCGGCTTCGGCCCGGGCACCGCCTTCATCCGGTTCTTCGCGAGCCCGTACGTGCTCACCCGCACCCTGGGGCTGACCGCCGGCGAGATGGTCAAGGAGCTGTACCAGGGCCGTCGGCAGCGCGCGCGCGACGTGCAGCCACGGGTGCGCCGCCGCGGCGTGTTCGTGGCGCTGCGCGGGTTGAGCAACGTGCTGCTGCGCGACCTCAACACCGCCCTCGTCGCCGAGCAGCTGCTGCACGGCACGCCGACCGTCTTCGTCGACCTCGTCGACTACGACGAGATCGCCCACCACGCCGGACCGGTCCGGCCGGAGTCCCTGCGTGCGCTCGAGGGCCTCGACCGGGTGCTGGAGATCCTCGCGGAGGTGGCCGACCATGCGCCTCGCGCGTACCGCACCGTCGTGCTCTCCGACCACGGCCAGTCCCTGGGGGCGACCTTTGCCCAGGTCGAGGGCGAGGCGCTCGTCGACGTCGTGCGGGCGCTGATGCTCGACGTCGCCGCTGCTCCGGGCCCGGGGGTGACGGCTGGGGTGACGGCGACGGCGGCGGCGGCCCGCGCCGACGCGGGCGAGGAGTGGGGCCCGCTGTACTCCCTGCTCGGCTCCACCGGCGCGGTGCGGCTGACCGAGGCCGAGCCCGACCGGGGCGAGCACCCCGAGGTCGCGGTCATCGCGTCGGGCAATCTCGGGCTCGTGTGGTTTCCGCGGCTGCCGGGGACGGTCACGCTCGAGGAGGTCCTGGTTCGCTGGCCCCGGCTCGTGCCCGGGCTGCTCGCGCGGGCCGGCGTCGGGGTCGTCGTCGCGCACACCCGGGACCGCGGCCCGATCGCGCTCGGTGTGCACGGCGCCCGGCTGCTGGCCGACGACGCGCCGGTGCCGGCGGCGGAGGACGGCGACGACCCGCTCGCCCCGTACGGTCCGCGCGCTCGCCCGGACCTGCTGCGCGCGGCTGGCCTCGCGCACGCGGGTGACCTGCTACTCGTCTCGTCGGTGGACGAGCGCGGCTCGGTGCACGCCTTCGAGGAGCTGGTCGGCTCGCACGGCGGGCTCGGGGGCGCGCAGAACGACGCCCTGCTGCTGTACCCGGCGGACTGGGCGATCGACCCGACCCTGCGCCAGGACGTTGCGGGCTCACCGACGCTGGTCGGGGGCGAGGGGGTGCACGCCCAGCTCGTGCAGTGGCAGCGCACCCTCGGCCTGCGCCCGTGA
- a CDS encoding MBL fold metallo-hydrolase: MTGAGCPATGVGGPTTSWGPTARLSVTWLGHSSAVLDLDGARLVTDPLLGVNAGLLRRRGARPDEALWRDPDAVLLSHLHHDHAELSSLRLLRPAPILTATSSAHWLSGRGLSGVGLRDGEWEPVGTGGVRVRLSPAVHGHRPMPHRPNAAHGHLVRGPSGCIWVAGDTSLYPAMRDLPELAGAPIDVALVPVHGWGPRLSGGHLGPVDAARACAIVRARVAIPVHWGTLHAPASRRLPPGWMDHAGDAFAAALAREAPGCRAVVLGLGERWTAAPAAAA; the protein is encoded by the coding sequence GTGACGGGCGCGGGGTGCCCGGCGACCGGCGTCGGCGGGCCGACGACGTCGTGGGGCCCGACCGCGCGGCTGAGCGTGACCTGGCTCGGCCACTCGAGCGCGGTCCTCGACCTCGACGGTGCGCGCCTGGTCACCGATCCGCTGCTGGGCGTGAACGCGGGGCTGCTGCGCCGGCGCGGCGCCCGGCCGGACGAGGCGCTGTGGCGCGACCCGGACGCCGTCCTCCTGTCGCACCTGCACCACGATCACGCCGAGCTGAGCTCGCTGCGGCTGCTGCGGCCCGCGCCCATCCTCACCGCGACGTCGAGCGCGCACTGGCTGAGCGGGCGGGGACTGAGCGGGGTCGGCCTGCGCGACGGCGAGTGGGAGCCGGTCGGGACGGGCGGCGTCCGTGTCCGGCTCAGCCCGGCGGTGCACGGCCACCGGCCGATGCCGCACCGCCCCAACGCCGCGCACGGCCACCTCGTGCGCGGGCCGTCGGGCTGTATCTGGGTCGCGGGGGACACCTCGCTGTACCCGGCGATGCGGGACCTGCCCGAGCTCGCGGGGGCGCCGATCGACGTCGCGCTCGTGCCGGTGCACGGCTGGGGGCCGCGCCTGTCGGGCGGCCACCTCGGGCCCGTGGACGCCGCGCGGGCCTGCGCGATCGTGCGGGCCCGGGTCGCGATCCCCGTGCACTGGGGCACGCTGCACGCGCCGGCGTCGCGTCGCCTGCCGCCCGGCTGGATGGACCACGCGGGCGACGCATTCGCGGCGGCGCTCGCGCGCGAGGCCCCGGGCTGCCGCGCGGTCGTGCTGGGCCTGGGCGAGCGCTGGACCGCCGCGCCGGCCGCGGCCGCGTGA